One region of Erwinia tracheiphila genomic DNA includes:
- a CDS encoding type III secretion system protein, which translates to MSSISALQRRLDSQFDRAQNQLDDAAMDAAMDASDGYSQADSFAFFEATIGLSNASWAASQELIVKHGLAKAIINEIN; encoded by the coding sequence ATGTCATCAATCAGTGCGCTACAACGCCGCCTGGACAGTCAGTTTGACCGGGCACAAAACCAACTCGACGATGCCGCCATGGATGCCGCCATGGATGCCAGTGACGGCTACAGCCAGGCAGACAGCTTTGCCTTTTTTGAGGCTACCATTGGCTTGTCTAACGCCAGCTGGGCTGCCAGCCAGGAACTGATCGTTAAGCATGGTCTGGCCAAAGCGATTATTAATGAGATCAACTGA
- the sctL gene encoding type III secretion system stator protein SctL, giving the protein MLTRRRITLLNGEDDLSPVIDRAQLQLEQQGQHIIALARQQAEQILADAEEEAQSIRLRAQQQAELDFWQQADTLLAGWQQQRQDMEADVLPVVESVLAQALGQLLTDVPESQRLSALLRQLLREKIKADQGSLHCHPSQQETVAAWLQHHAHLAWQLQPDESLQPDSVKLLTTQGELYLDWQQAISQLMPPER; this is encoded by the coding sequence ATGCTAACGCGCAGAAGAATCACCCTGTTAAATGGCGAGGACGATTTGTCACCGGTCATTGACCGGGCACAGCTGCAGCTGGAGCAGCAGGGCCAGCATATTATTGCGCTGGCCCGCCAGCAGGCTGAACAGATCCTGGCTGACGCAGAAGAAGAGGCGCAGAGCATCAGGCTTCGTGCGCAACAGCAAGCGGAGCTGGACTTCTGGCAGCAGGCTGACACACTGCTGGCAGGCTGGCAGCAACAGCGGCAAGACATGGAAGCTGACGTGTTGCCGGTGGTGGAAAGCGTCCTGGCCCAGGCGCTGGGACAGCTGCTGACAGATGTACCGGAATCCCAGCGGTTATCCGCGCTGCTGCGGCAGCTGCTGCGGGAAAAAATCAAAGCTGACCAGGGAAGCCTGCACTGCCATCCCTCACAGCAGGAGACGGTCGCCGCATGGCTGCAACACCATGCCCATCTGGCGTGGCAACTGCAGCCGGATGAGTCGCTGCAGCCTGACAGCGTGAAGCTGCTCACCACACAGGGCGAACTGTATCTTGACTGGCAGCAGGCGATAAGTCAGCTGATGCCCCCTGAGCGCTAA
- a CDS encoding EscI/YscI/HrpB family type III secretion system inner rod protein, with amino-acid sequence MKINIGNSPSLAISAGDNDLSSSASSTADAAWFSAALQAPAKPADSMNNDSWINKITSLSETASGQSNQADRALAKASHSLDSRTVMDANRALSSYYLESLLNAKLVAKGVQSLEKLTNLQ; translated from the coding sequence ATGAAAATCAACATCGGAAACTCCCCCTCTTTAGCTATCAGTGCTGGGGATAATGATCTCAGTTCCTCTGCCAGCAGCACGGCAGATGCTGCCTGGTTCAGTGCCGCACTACAGGCACCCGCGAAACCCGCTGACAGCATGAATAACGATTCATGGATTAACAAAATTACCAGTCTGTCTGAAACGGCCTCCGGCCAGTCAAATCAGGCTGACAGGGCACTGGCAAAGGCGTCACACAGTCTTGATTCAAGAACTGTGATGGATGCTAACCGCGCACTGTCCTCCTACTATCTGGAAAGTCTGCTCAACGCAAAACTGGTTGCCAAAGGCGTACAGAGCCTGGAAAAACTCACCAACTTGCAGTAA
- a CDS encoding harpin HrpZ family protein, protein MSLNLSSLGLPTLQITPYGAGSSNGLIGIGPQVGALKSNSGLRLGNSQNDTINQLAGLLTGMMLMMSIMGGNGIMGGNGMQGVCLGNGFGSGPGGLGGPGGFGGPGGFGGPGGFGGPGGFGGPGGFGGPGGFGGPGGFGGPGGFGGPGDFGGPGDFGGLGGLGGLGGLGGGNIGSAPGTGFGNTIPSSLDKVLGIDSNSYSNNSTLGKDLTSCTDSSSGSTPQQQLSKIFDEVMQNIFGDHGNSSTGSKPTQDEQDAYKKGVIDALTALMGGGLSQNMGTGLGNGTGLGNGLPGLKGPVDFQALGNAVGTGVGMKAGIEALNGIGTHSDSSTRSFINERDRGLAKEVGHFMDQYPEVFGKPQYQKNGHSAVKTDTKSWAEALSNPDDDGMTPWSIDQFNKAKGMIKSAMMGDTGNSNLQAHGAGGSSLGVDATLTGDVINNMALGKMGTRA, encoded by the coding sequence ATGAGTCTGAACCTTAGTTCGCTTGGCTTACCTACGTTGCAAATCACCCCTTATGGGGCGGGTAGTAGTAATGGACTGATAGGAATCGGTCCACAGGTAGGTGCACTTAAGTCAAACTCTGGCCTGAGGTTAGGTAACAGCCAGAATGATACAATTAACCAGCTGGCAGGCCTGCTGACCGGCATGATGTTGATGATGAGCATCATGGGCGGCAATGGCATCATGGGCGGCAATGGCATGCAGGGCGTCTGTTTGGGCAACGGCTTCGGCAGTGGCCCGGGTGGCTTAGGTGGCCCGGGTGGCTTCGGTGGCCCGGGTGGCTTCGGTGGCCCGGGTGGCTTCGGTGGCCCGGGTGGCTTCGGTGGCCCGGGTGGCTTCGGTGGCCCGGGTGGCTTCGGTGGCCCGGGTGGCTTCGGTGGCCCGGGTGGCTTCGGTGGCCCGGGTGACTTCGGTGGCCCGGGTGACTTCGGTGGCTTAGGTGGCTTAGGTGGCTTAGGTGGCTTAGGTGGTGGCAACATCGGTTCTGCACCGGGTACTGGCTTTGGAAACACCATACCTTCTTCACTGGATAAGGTACTGGGTATTGACTCAAACTCATACTCCAACAACTCAACCTTGGGCAAAGATTTAACTTCCTGCACTGATTCAAGCTCAGGAAGCACCCCGCAGCAGCAGTTGAGTAAAATCTTCGATGAAGTGATGCAAAACATATTTGGCGATCACGGGAACTCTTCAACTGGCAGCAAGCCGACACAGGACGAGCAGGATGCCTATAAAAAAGGGGTGATCGATGCGCTGACTGCCCTGATGGGCGGCGGACTGAGCCAGAACATGGGCACGGGACTGGGTAACGGCACAGGACTGGGTAACGGCCTGCCGGGCCTGAAGGGGCCGGTTGACTTCCAGGCGCTGGGTAACGCAGTAGGAACAGGCGTGGGCATGAAAGCGGGTATCGAGGCGCTGAATGGCATCGGTACCCACAGCGATAGCAGCACCCGTTCTTTCATCAATGAACGCGACCGAGGGCTGGCGAAGGAAGTGGGCCACTTTATGGACCAGTATCCTGAGGTCTTTGGTAAGCCTCAGTATCAGAAAAACGGACACTCGGCAGTTAAAACCGATACCAAATCCTGGGCAGAGGCACTGAGCAACCCGGATGACGACGGCATGACTCCGTGGAGTATAGATCAGTTCAATAAAGCCAAAGGCATGATAAAAAGTGCAATGATGGGTGATACGGGTAACAGCAACCTGCAGGCACACGGTGCGGGTGGTTCTTCGCTGGGTGTTGATGCCACGTTAACCGGTGATGTCATCAACAATATGGCACTGGGCAAAATGGGTACGAGGGCGTAA
- a CDS encoding type III secretion system chaperone encodes MIIQDLLGALARRLETGTLSLDANQLCCLKVNGLEMTLEYMELQNWLFVYLTVGSLSAAHGSVILADILAANLFHFCTSDGAAFGLDQEKDELLLFQRFQLPAVDEDLFVNACVQMIGVTKVWQSKLMHSRADVAALPPTLMAQGLTLKAAGRIR; translated from the coding sequence ATGATCATTCAGGATTTGTTAGGTGCGCTGGCAAGACGTCTGGAAACCGGCACGCTGTCGCTGGATGCCAATCAGCTTTGTTGTTTGAAAGTAAACGGTTTGGAGATGACGCTGGAATACATGGAGTTACAAAACTGGCTGTTTGTTTATCTCACTGTGGGCTCTCTCTCTGCTGCGCATGGTAGCGTAATCCTGGCTGATATTCTTGCTGCCAACCTGTTTCATTTCTGTACCAGTGATGGTGCCGCATTTGGTCTCGATCAGGAAAAAGACGAATTATTACTGTTTCAACGTTTTCAACTGCCCGCAGTTGACGAAGACCTCTTTGTCAACGCCTGCGTGCAGATGATCGGAGTGACGAAAGTCTGGCAAAGCAAATTAATGCACAGCCGGGCTGATGTAGCGGCGTTACCGCCCACGTTGATGGCGCAGGGGTTAACACTCAAAGCAGCGGGGAGAATTCGATGA
- the hrpT gene encoding HrpT family type III secretion system protein, whose amino-acid sequence MKKASFVLLGMALLLAGCAKRQDNGLSCTSVECRPQSGSHYLVIWWQPELRNGAADFTQVTVNE is encoded by the coding sequence ATGAAAAAAGCCTCTTTTGTTCTGCTGGGCATGGCACTGCTGCTGGCCGGCTGCGCCAAACGACAGGATAACGGATTATCCTGTACCTCGGTGGAATGCCGTCCCCAGTCCGGCTCACACTATTTGGTTATCTGGTGGCAGCCGGAATTACGCAACGGTGCCGCAGATTTCACCCAGGTCACGGTGAATGAATAG
- a CDS encoding YopJ family acetyltransferase, giving the protein MNVFGVIIGRKSSSQQEEQTPSSSPLASPQSSPLPAGRAGRLQRQNATLSNNTRYNARSTPGTPDRARATSRHSGEGSSSSAYSTGPASSSRAVLVRQGGNREHSQLAQFHEMMQVSPKISRNDPLPETPESIPRRLQEKMDTVNLPELEKLDGGLYEYAKMAIERVNEKKGADKQLSELDKKMLPLFAEAENARHPDLNLHVFRGPEACYKAIKEQNKKAWDSRQPMNMRVVFSPSRGIPDHHVALDVQLRPGHHPSVVCFESALWGMMNEIRQDIEHGLKESKVKLIGNFVQASDWDCAMFALSNALKLYKHHDEYTSRLHAGEEEENVRIPSEFIKHAQSKGHAERQGRRNDIVTKDKGGLHAETLLHRNLAYRAQRFDKAYSTSIEGFRFQEIQRAGDYLAAQRGRK; this is encoded by the coding sequence ATGAACGTATTTGGCGTCATAATAGGGCGTAAAAGCAGTTCACAACAGGAAGAGCAAACGCCATCCTCCTCGCCGCTGGCGTCGCCACAGTCATCCCCACTGCCTGCGGGTCGAGCTGGACGTCTTCAGCGGCAAAATGCCACCTTGTCTAATAACACCCGCTACAATGCCCGCTCCACACCCGGCACGCCTGATCGTGCGCGTGCGACCTCAAGGCACAGTGGCGAAGGGAGCAGCTCGTCGGCGTATTCTACAGGGCCGGCCAGTTCATCAAGGGCAGTATTAGTGCGCCAGGGCGGCAATCGCGAGCATTCACAGCTGGCACAATTCCACGAGATGATGCAGGTGTCACCGAAGATCTCACGTAACGATCCGCTGCCGGAAACGCCGGAGAGCATCCCCAGGCGTTTGCAGGAAAAGATGGATACCGTCAACCTGCCGGAGCTGGAAAAGCTGGACGGGGGACTCTATGAATACGCCAAAATGGCTATCGAACGGGTCAATGAGAAAAAAGGTGCCGATAAACAGCTGTCGGAACTGGATAAAAAAATGTTGCCGCTGTTCGCCGAAGCCGAAAACGCGCGTCATCCTGACCTGAACCTGCACGTTTTCCGCGGACCGGAGGCGTGTTATAAAGCGATCAAAGAGCAGAACAAAAAGGCATGGGACAGTAGGCAGCCAATGAATATGCGCGTGGTCTTCAGCCCGTCCAGAGGCATACCCGATCACCATGTTGCCCTCGACGTACAGTTGCGTCCCGGCCATCACCCCTCGGTGGTGTGTTTTGAGTCAGCGCTGTGGGGTATGATGAATGAGATTCGGCAGGATATCGAACACGGGCTTAAAGAGAGCAAAGTGAAGTTGATAGGCAACTTTGTTCAGGCTTCAGACTGGGACTGTGCTATGTTTGCGCTGAGTAATGCGCTGAAATTATATAAGCATCACGATGAATACACCTCACGTCTTCACGCTGGTGAAGAAGAAGAAAATGTGCGGATCCCGTCAGAGTTTATCAAACATGCGCAGTCAAAAGGCCATGCCGAAAGGCAGGGGCGCCGAAACGACATTGTTACTAAAGATAAAGGTGGCCTGCATGCGGAAACTCTGCTGCACCGCAACCTTGCTTACCGCGCCCAGCGGTTTGATAAAGCCTACAGCACCTCCATTGAGGGGTTTCGCTTCCAGGAAATCCAGCGGGCCGGTGACTATCTCGCCGCACAGCGAGGACGAAAATAA
- the sctJ gene encoding type III secretion system inner membrane ring lipoprotein SctJ, translating to MAKLSFKVLLLLLVFLLLGCNDQVELNHGLSESDANEVAAELGRYHIQAEKRTNKDGITVMVNATELNRAVHILDAAGLPRPARTNLGEVFQKNGVISTPLEERARYIYALSQEVESTLSQIDGVIVARVHVVLPERIAPGEPVQPASAAVFIKYRPDLDPDVIEPRIRQMVASSLPGLAGRADKDLAIVFVPAETYQDKPPEVSFGPFMVTPERDAQLTWLSGFIGILILVSVAGVFGWPHWKRFRQRNKPQASKDE from the coding sequence ATGGCTAAATTATCTTTCAAGGTACTGCTTTTACTGCTGGTTTTTCTGCTGCTCGGCTGTAACGACCAGGTTGAACTCAACCACGGCCTGTCAGAAAGCGACGCGAACGAAGTCGCGGCAGAGCTTGGGCGTTATCATATCCAGGCGGAAAAACGCACCAATAAAGATGGCATTACCGTGATGGTGAATGCTACCGAATTAAACCGGGCCGTACATATTCTTGACGCCGCCGGATTGCCACGCCCGGCAAGAACTAACCTGGGTGAAGTGTTTCAGAAAAACGGCGTAATTTCCACGCCGCTTGAAGAAAGGGCGCGTTACATTTATGCCCTGTCGCAGGAAGTGGAGTCCACGCTGAGTCAGATTGACGGCGTTATCGTTGCTCGCGTTCATGTGGTGCTGCCAGAACGGATTGCGCCAGGGGAGCCGGTACAGCCTGCCAGCGCGGCGGTGTTTATTAAGTACCGTCCCGACCTCGATCCCGATGTGATCGAACCGCGTATTCGACAAATGGTGGCCAGCAGTCTGCCGGGACTGGCTGGGCGGGCCGATAAAGATCTGGCTATTGTGTTTGTTCCTGCTGAAACATACCAGGATAAACCACCAGAAGTCTCTTTCGGTCCATTTATGGTTACCCCGGAGCGTGATGCGCAGTTGACCTGGCTGAGTGGTTTTATTGGCATCCTGATTCTGGTCAGCGTTGCAGGCGTATTTGGCTGGCCGCACTGGAAACGCTTCCGTCAACGCAATAAGCCGCAAGCCAGTAAGGATGAGTGA
- a CDS encoding type III secretion system chaperone has product MRSTELQELAQHWLDNPGEDQQLVVDDGALWLQQRAGQLFALAGLTVNAPLNEDTLGRALQLSAPALRHFGRDAAALAFQGQSLILVLCLREHNIDAVCEQLESLLNQRDVWQTMLQQQRRKAATHGAVPLHSQALLPRGNHG; this is encoded by the coding sequence ATGAGATCAACTGAGTTGCAGGAACTGGCGCAACACTGGCTGGATAATCCTGGCGAAGACCAGCAGTTAGTGGTGGATGACGGAGCACTGTGGCTACAACAGCGGGCAGGTCAGCTTTTTGCGCTGGCCGGGCTCACCGTCAATGCGCCGCTTAATGAAGATACGCTGGGACGGGCATTACAATTGTCCGCTCCGGCATTACGTCATTTTGGACGCGATGCTGCGGCGCTTGCTTTTCAGGGACAGAGCCTGATATTAGTGTTATGCCTCCGTGAACATAATATTGATGCGGTGTGTGAGCAGCTGGAATCGTTGCTTAATCAGCGCGATGTCTGGCAAACCATGCTGCAACAGCAGCGAAGAAAAGCAGCAACCCATGGCGCAGTGCCCTTGCACAGCCAGGCATTATTACCAAGGGGAAACCATGGTTGA
- the sctC gene encoding type III secretion system outer membrane ring subunit SctC has translation MVEKSKSRCRLLGALLMLCTTLQAGAQTPSDWKEQSYAYSADHTPLSTVLQDFATGHGVDLQLGNVEDTEITAKMRADNASVFLDRLALEHRFQWFVYNNTLYVSPQDEQSSERLEISPDAAPDIKQALTGIGLLDPRFGWGELPDDGVVLVTGPPQYLELIKRFSEQREKKEDRRKVMTFPLKYASVADRTIHYRDQTLVIPGVATMLNELMGGKHAAPTSANGSEAIMGAQDTNAMMQNTESLLARLSGRTNRANRTGDSSVDDLNGRISADVRNNALLIRDDNKRHDEYAQLIAKIDVPQNLVEIDAVIMDIDRTALNRLEANWQATLGGVTGGTSLMSGSGTLFVSDFKRFFADIQTLEGEGTASIVANPSVLTLENQPAVIDFSQTAYITATGERVADIQPVTAGTSLQVTPRAVGYQGHNAIQLMIDIEDGQLETNIDGQATGMKRGTVSTQALISENRALVLGGFHVEESGDRARRIPLLGDIPWIGKLFTSTRHEISQRQRLFILTPRLIGDQTDPTRYVTADNRQQLNDAMERVERRHGNVNMHDVIENAMRDLVERQTPAGFQQQLSGARLSEVCRQVPGLLFDGSRAQWYSGSNGSVQLNVGVVRNITKKPLRFDESNCASRRTMAVAVWPGSTLAPGQSAEVYMALNPNRALTESRESLINH, from the coding sequence ATGGTTGAGAAGAGTAAGTCACGTTGCCGCTTGCTGGGCGCGTTATTGATGCTGTGCACAACACTTCAGGCCGGGGCCCAGACTCCCTCCGACTGGAAAGAACAATCCTACGCTTACTCCGCCGACCATACGCCGTTATCCACGGTATTGCAGGATTTTGCCACCGGACACGGTGTGGATCTGCAGCTGGGGAATGTGGAAGACACCGAAATTACCGCGAAAATGCGTGCCGATAACGCCAGCGTGTTTCTTGATCGCCTCGCGTTAGAGCACCGCTTTCAGTGGTTTGTTTACAACAACACGCTTTATGTCAGCCCTCAGGACGAACAAAGTTCCGAGCGGCTGGAAATCTCGCCGGATGCCGCGCCGGATATTAAACAGGCGCTGACCGGCATCGGTCTGCTTGACCCACGCTTTGGTTGGGGCGAACTGCCTGACGATGGCGTGGTGCTGGTTACCGGCCCACCACAGTACCTTGAACTGATAAAACGCTTTAGCGAACAGCGGGAAAAGAAAGAGGACCGCCGTAAAGTGATGACCTTCCCACTGAAGTATGCTTCGGTGGCAGACAGGACCATCCATTACCGCGATCAAACCCTGGTGATCCCCGGCGTTGCCACCATGCTGAATGAGCTGATGGGCGGCAAACACGCAGCGCCAACCAGCGCCAACGGCAGCGAGGCCATCATGGGTGCGCAGGATACTAATGCCATGATGCAAAACACTGAGTCATTGCTGGCCCGGTTATCCGGTCGTACCAACCGCGCCAACCGCACGGGCGACAGCAGTGTTGACGACCTCAATGGCCGCATTTCTGCAGATGTGCGTAACAACGCCTTATTAATTCGTGATGACAATAAGCGTCATGACGAATATGCCCAACTTATTGCAAAAATCGATGTGCCGCAGAACCTGGTGGAAATCGATGCCGTGATTATGGATATCGATCGCACCGCCTTAAACCGGCTGGAAGCCAACTGGCAGGCAACCTTAGGCGGCGTCACTGGAGGCACCTCACTGATGTCCGGCAGCGGCACCCTTTTTGTCAGCGACTTTAAACGCTTCTTTGCGGACATTCAGACGCTGGAAGGGGAAGGCACCGCGTCTATTGTGGCCAACCCGTCAGTGCTGACGCTGGAAAACCAGCCGGCGGTTATCGACTTCAGCCAGACCGCGTACATTACCGCGACCGGTGAGCGCGTGGCGGATATCCAGCCAGTTACCGCAGGCACCAGCCTGCAGGTTACGCCGCGTGCGGTGGGCTACCAGGGCCACAATGCCATTCAGCTGATGATTGATATTGAAGATGGCCAGCTGGAAACCAACATTGACGGACAGGCGACGGGCATGAAACGTGGCACGGTCAGCACTCAGGCGCTGATCAGCGAAAACCGCGCGCTGGTGCTCGGTGGATTCCACGTTGAAGAGAGTGGTGATCGCGCCCGCCGCATCCCGCTGCTGGGCGATATTCCGTGGATTGGTAAGCTGTTTACCTCGACCCGTCACGAGATTTCACAGCGGCAGCGTCTGTTTATTCTGACCCCGAGACTGATTGGCGATCAGACCGATCCGACGCGCTACGTCACCGCAGATAATCGCCAGCAGTTAAACGATGCCATGGAGCGCGTCGAGCGTCGCCACGGCAATGTTAATATGCACGACGTGATTGAAAATGCGATGCGCGATCTGGTTGAACGGCAAACACCCGCCGGATTCCAGCAGCAACTGTCCGGGGCGCGGTTAAGCGAAGTGTGCCGCCAGGTGCCGGGTTTGTTATTTGATGGTTCACGGGCACAGTGGTACTCCGGCAGTAACGGCAGTGTGCAGTTGAACGTCGGCGTGGTGCGCAATATCACCAAAAAACCGCTGCGCTTTGACGAATCGAACTGTGCCAGCCGCCGTACTATGGCGGTGGCGGTATGGCCAGGCAGTACGCTGGCACCGGGCCAGTCGGCGGAGGTTTATATGGCGCTCAATCCTAACCGCGCGCTGACTGAATCACGCGAATCACTGATTAATCACTGA
- the hrpV gene encoding HrpV family type III secretion system protein translates to MNSVCPQVASLPAFLSLLQLRQSCRWPVKPGVELQALCSGRGREVMLNLQTTFQPPGICQQLLYRRGAQPERYDGCFLCMNKDRVLSCWCQVGDDNTEDNASIARLFSLAGIELAG, encoded by the coding sequence ATGAATAGTGTCTGCCCGCAGGTGGCGTCGCTGCCGGCTTTTCTCAGCCTGTTGCAGCTGCGTCAAAGCTGTCGCTGGCCGGTGAAGCCCGGAGTGGAGCTGCAGGCATTGTGTAGCGGACGTGGGCGGGAAGTGATGCTGAATTTGCAAACCACTTTCCAGCCTCCCGGAATCTGTCAGCAGCTGCTATACCGACGTGGTGCGCAGCCCGAGCGTTATGACGGTTGTTTCCTGTGTATGAACAAAGATCGGGTGCTCTCTTGCTGGTGTCAGGTTGGTGACGACAACACAGAGGATAACGCCTCCATTGCCAGGCTGTTCAGCCTGGCAGGTATCGAACTGGCCGGTTAA